One part of the Fusobacterium pseudoperiodonticum genome encodes these proteins:
- a CDS encoding PD-(D/E)XK nuclease family protein produces MLEKNNLFSFATSELSQDAFICWCLNWINYPDEMLYPMAKDIFSKLLKEENLENEKVEILRQYKKIDVLVILKNSKKAFLIEDKTYTSEHSEQIKRYKETIKNDFKEEINDVKTVYFKTGFWFSDDYKTTIDENKVNIKIDRKNFLDILNKYRGKNPILDDYYEYFEEVTKQEEKEKNYFISKEELNQKKYWELNIAWSAISQYEFMRKIFPEGYIRSGRSIGGGVYTQYDILEKKIFPDTREENLPEDKRTYTVFWRIDSKDKIGSYISINFYTEHGKGDKKPRAREDEYIKLKEKIKKIIDDNFIKLEEVECRFYDYWEPNLLMVSLKNYLISQEKFDELIKAIKIIDEELRK; encoded by the coding sequence ATGTTAGAAAAAAATAATTTATTTAGTTTTGCTACCAGTGAATTATCACAAGATGCTTTTATCTGTTGGTGTTTAAATTGGATTAATTATCCTGATGAGATGTTGTATCCTATGGCAAAAGATATTTTTTCAAAATTACTAAAAGAAGAAAATTTAGAAAATGAGAAGGTAGAAATATTAAGACAATATAAGAAAATAGATGTCTTAGTTATTTTAAAAAATTCAAAAAAAGCTTTTCTTATAGAAGATAAAACTTATACTTCTGAACATAGTGAGCAAATTAAAAGATATAAAGAAACTATTAAAAACGATTTCAAAGAAGAAATTAATGATGTAAAAACAGTATATTTTAAAACAGGTTTTTGGTTTTCTGATGACTATAAAACTACTATTGATGAAAATAAAGTAAATATAAAAATAGATAGAAAAAATTTTCTAGATATACTAAATAAATATAGAGGAAAAAATCCAATTTTAGATGATTATTATGAATATTTTGAGGAAGTAACTAAACAAGAAGAAAAAGAGAAAAATTATTTTATTTCAAAAGAAGAACTTAATCAAAAAAAATATTGGGAGTTAAACATAGCATGGAGTGCTATATCACAATATGAATTTATGAGAAAGATTTTTCCTGAGGGATATATAAGGAGTGGTAGAAGTATTGGTGGAGGAGTATATACACAATATGATATCTTAGAAAAAAAGATATTTCCAGATACAAGAGAAGAAAATTTACCAGAAGATAAAAGAACATATACAGTATTTTGGCGTATTGATTCAAAAGATAAAATAGGATCTTATATTTCAATAAATTTTTATACAGAACATGGAAAAGGAGATAAAAAACCAAGAGCTAGAGAAGATGAGTATATAAAATTAAAAGAAAAAATAAAAAAAATTATTGATGATAATTTTATTAAACTAGAAGAGGTTGAATGTAGATTTTATGATTATTGGGAGCCAAATCTTTTAATGGTATCTTTAAAAAATTATTTAATATCACAAGAAAAATTTGACGAATTAATTAAAGCTATTAAAATAATAGATGAAGAGTTAAGAAAATAA
- a CDS encoding Fic family protein: MLNKYEKLIKLYYKKKNIDEEYIKRIENPATLITELKINPMKKGNKILDKEYSLFYVNLLGHTLLQEKILQNSNKISYISNKLPQIVIKEIIMKILSNELYKTNKIEGIETVKSEIHSSLKDDRTSNKKSNKLDGIIKKYKDIMENNFEDTEHIDSLSSFRKIYDEMFEDFEKSGNYKLDGKYFRKDIVKVINGLGNTIHIGVNGEEVIEKNIEDLIQFMNIKDIPFLIKASISHFFFEYIHPFYDGNGRFGRYLLSLYLARKLDNLTAFSVSYSISRNLDDYYKSFVEVEDVTNYGEITFFVENILKTIKNGQEMIIELLNDSVMRFKHSMEILDELTKELSEKENIILQIYLQNYLFNDFEELTNVELTSIIGDLTQQTINKYTQELEKKEYLVQIKQRPLTYALSEKITEKI, encoded by the coding sequence ATGTTAAATAAATATGAAAAATTAATAAAATTATATTATAAAAAGAAAAATATAGATGAAGAGTATATAAAAAGAATAGAAAATCCTGCTACACTTATTACAGAATTGAAGATTAATCCTATGAAAAAAGGAAATAAGATTTTAGATAAGGAATATAGCTTATTTTATGTAAATTTATTAGGACACACTCTATTACAAGAAAAAATATTACAAAATAGCAACAAAATTAGCTATATTTCAAATAAGCTACCACAAATAGTTATTAAAGAAATAATTATGAAGATATTGTCAAATGAGTTATATAAAACTAATAAAATTGAAGGAATAGAAACTGTTAAAAGTGAGATACATTCTTCATTAAAAGATGATAGAACATCTAATAAAAAATCAAATAAACTAGATGGGATAATAAAAAAATATAAGGATATAATGGAAAATAATTTTGAAGATACAGAACATATAGATAGTCTTTCTAGTTTTAGAAAAATATATGATGAGATGTTTGAGGATTTTGAAAAAAGTGGTAACTATAAATTAGATGGAAAATATTTTAGAAAAGATATTGTAAAGGTAATCAATGGACTAGGAAATACTATACATATAGGTGTTAATGGAGAAGAAGTTATAGAAAAAAATATAGAAGATTTAATTCAGTTCATGAATATAAAAGACATTCCATTTTTAATAAAAGCTAGTATCAGTCATTTTTTCTTTGAATATATACATCCATTTTATGATGGGAATGGAAGATTTGGGAGATATCTTTTATCTCTGTATTTAGCTAGAAAATTAGATAATTTAACAGCTTTTTCTGTGTCTTATTCAATATCAAGAAATTTAGATGATTACTATAAATCTTTTGTTGAAGTAGAAGATGTAACTAACTATGGTGAAATAACATTTTTTGTTGAAAATATTTTAAAAACTATAAAAAATGGGCAAGAAATGATAATAGAATTATTAAATGACAGTGTGATGAGATTTAAGCATTCAATGGAAATTTTAGATGAGTTAACAAAGGAATTATCTGAAAAAGAAAATATAATCTTACAAATATATTTACAGAATTATTTATTTAATGATTTTGAAGAACTTACTAATGTAGAATTAACTTCTATCATAGGAGATTTAACTCAGCAAACTATAAACAAATACACTCAAGAATTAGAAAAAAAAGAATATTTAGTACAAATAAAACAAAGACCACTAACTTATGCTTTATCTGAAAAAATAACTGAAAAAATATAA
- a CDS encoding caldesmon (CDM), which yields MKKKLFGLFLFSLILSSLAYAKIRDAGNQEIAQNVAETGIVKLSPEEEKEAFKALERARKRIEKEDKEREEALKLAEKQAQEEAKRIEEAQAKAQAEAEEQQKQVQQVQETIVQENGNTVIEVVTTASGLTPEEEKEAFKALERARKRIEKEDKERAEALKLAEEQARAQAAQTAQE from the coding sequence ATGAAAAAGAAATTATTTGGATTATTCCTATTCTCCTTAATTTTATCATCATTAGCTTATGCAAAAATAAGAGATGCAGGAAATCAAGAAATAGCTCAAAATGTAGCTGAAACTGGTATAGTAAAACTAAGCCCTGAAGAAGAAAAAGAAGCTTTCAAGGCCTTAGAAAGAGCTAGAAAAAGAATTGAGAAAGAAGACAAGGAGAGAGAAGAAGCTCTAAAACTTGCTGAAAAACAAGCTCAAGAAGAAGCTAAAAGAATTGAAGAAGCTCAAGCAAAGGCTCAGGCTGAAGCAGAAGAACAACAAAAACAAGTACAACAAGTTCAAGAAACTATAGTACAAGAAAATGGAAATACTGTTATAGAAGTTGTTACTACTGCATCTGGTTTAACACCAGAAGAAGAAAAAGAAGCTTTTAAGGCTTTAGAAAGAGCTAGAAAAAGAATAGAAAAAGAAGATAAAGAAAGAGCTGAAGCATTAAAACTTGCTGAAGAACAAGCAAGAGCTCAAGCTGCTCAAACCGCTCAAGAATAA
- a CDS encoding glucose-6-phosphate isomerase has protein sequence MKKISLDYSKIFKFVSENELNELKNKVELVSEKLHNKTGAGNDFLGWLDLPVNYDKEEFARIKKASEKIKSDSEVLVVIGIGGSYLGARAVIECLSHSFFNSLSKEKRNAPEIYFAGQNISGTYLKDLIEIIGDRDFSVNVISKSGTTTEPAIAFRVFKELLENKYGEAAKKRIYVTTDKNKGALKKLADEKGYEEFVIPDDVGGRFSVLTAVGLLPIAVAGISIDDLMAGAQTAREDYSKDFTSNDCYKYAAIRNILYKKDYNIEILANYEPKLHYISEWWKQLYGESEGKDKKGIFPASVDLTTDLHSMGQYIQDGRRNLMETILNVENPLKDISIKKEAEDLDGLNYLEGKGLSFVNNKAFEGTLLAHIDGGVPNLIINIPELNAFNIGYLIYFFEKACAISGYLLEVNPFDQPGVESYKKNMFALLGKKGYEELSKELNERLKK, from the coding sequence ATGAAAAAAATTAGTTTAGACTATTCAAAAATTTTTAAGTTTGTCAGTGAAAATGAATTAAATGAACTTAAGAATAAAGTTGAATTAGTAAGTGAAAAATTACATAATAAAACAGGAGCTGGAAATGATTTTCTAGGTTGGCTAGACTTACCTGTTAATTACGATAAGGAAGAATTTGCTAGAATAAAAAAGGCTAGTGAAAAAATAAAATCAGATTCTGAAGTTTTAGTAGTTATTGGAATAGGAGGATCATACTTAGGAGCTAGAGCAGTTATAGAATGCTTAAGTCATAGCTTTTTTAACTCTTTATCTAAAGAAAAAAGAAATGCTCCTGAAATCTATTTTGCAGGACAAAATATATCAGGGACTTATTTAAAAGATTTAATCGAAATTATTGGAGATAGAGATTTTTCAGTAAATGTAATCTCAAAATCAGGAACAACAACAGAGCCAGCTATAGCTTTCAGAGTTTTTAAAGAACTTTTAGAAAATAAATATGGTGAGGCAGCAAAAAAAAGAATTTATGTAACAACTGATAAAAATAAAGGGGCTCTAAAAAAACTTGCTGATGAAAAAGGATATGAAGAGTTTGTAATTCCTGATGATGTTGGAGGAAGATTCTCTGTTCTAACAGCTGTTGGTTTACTTCCTATAGCTGTTGCTGGGATAAGTATAGATGATCTAATGGCTGGAGCACAAACAGCAAGAGAAGACTATTCAAAAGATTTTACTTCAAATGACTGTTATAAATATGCAGCTATAAGAAATATATTATATAAAAAGGATTATAACATTGAAATTCTAGCTAATTACGAGCCTAAACTTCATTATATTTCTGAATGGTGGAAACAATTATATGGGGAATCTGAAGGAAAGGATAAAAAAGGAATTTTCCCAGCTTCTGTTGACTTAACGACAGACCTTCACTCTATGGGACAATATATTCAAGATGGTAGAAGAAATTTAATGGAAACTATATTAAATGTTGAAAATCCACTTAAAGATATAAGTATTAAAAAGGAAGCTGAAGACTTAGATGGGCTTAACTATTTAGAAGGAAAAGGGCTATCTTTTGTAAATAATAAAGCTTTTGAAGGAACTTTACTTGCTCATATAGATGGTGGAGTACCAAACTTAATTATAAATATACCAGAACTTAATGCTTTTAATATAGGATATTTAATTTATTTCTTTGAAAAAGCTTGTGCTATAAGTGGTTATTTATTAGAAGTAAATCCTTTTGACCAACCTGGTGTTGAATCATATAAGAAAAATATGTTTGCTCTTTTAGGTAAAAAAGGATATGAAGAACTTTCTAAAGAGCTAAATGAAAGATTAAAAAAATAA
- a CDS encoding NAD-dependent epimerase/dehydratase family protein, protein MKKVFIITGSTGFLGNTIVKKLSKNKDYEVRALVYSKKEEDILKDIDCKIFHGDITNKASLKDIFTVEDNKDIYVIHCAAIVTIKSDEDPKVYDVNVNGTNNVIDYCLEVNAKLLYVSSVHAIKESEGKIFETKEFDKDLVHGYYAKTKAEAAKNVLEAVKNRNLKACVFHPAGIIGPGDSSNTHTTQLVKRMLENKLVFVVNGGYNFVDVRDVADGIINAADMGEVGETYILSGEYISIKDYAKLVEKILGKKKYIFSIPIWFVKMIAPAMEKYYDLVKKVPLFTRYSIYTLQTNSNFSNDKAHKELNFRNRKIEDSIKDTIIDITEKEI, encoded by the coding sequence ATGAAAAAAGTTTTTATAATTACAGGTTCCACTGGATTTTTAGGAAATACTATAGTAAAAAAACTATCAAAAAATAAAGATTATGAAGTAAGAGCTTTAGTTTATTCCAAAAAAGAAGAAGATATATTAAAAGATATAGATTGCAAAATATTTCATGGAGATATAACAAATAAAGCTTCTTTAAAAGATATCTTTACTGTTGAAGATAATAAAGATATCTACGTGATACATTGTGCTGCAATAGTTACTATAAAATCTGATGAAGATCCAAAGGTCTATGATGTTAATGTCAATGGAACAAATAATGTTATTGATTATTGTCTAGAAGTGAATGCAAAATTATTATATGTAAGCTCAGTTCATGCTATAAAAGAGAGTGAAGGAAAAATATTTGAAACTAAAGAGTTTGATAAAGATTTAGTTCATGGATATTATGCTAAAACAAAAGCTGAAGCTGCTAAAAATGTATTAGAAGCTGTTAAAAATAGAAATCTTAAAGCTTGTGTTTTCCATCCAGCAGGGATAATAGGACCAGGAGATTCTTCTAATACTCATACCACACAGTTAGTAAAGAGAATGCTAGAAAATAAGCTAGTATTTGTTGTTAATGGTGGATATAATTTTGTAGATGTAAGAGATGTAGCTGATGGCATAATAAATGCAGCTGATATGGGTGAAGTAGGTGAAACATATATTTTATCTGGAGAATATATTTCTATTAAGGATTATGCTAAATTAGTTGAAAAGATACTTGGAAAAAAGAAATATATATTTAGTATACCTATATGGTTTGTTAAAATGATAGCACCTGCAATGGAAAAATACTATGATCTAGTAAAAAAAGTTCCTTTATTTACAAGATATTCTATATATACATTACAAACAAATTCTAACTTTTCTAATGATAAAGCTCATAAAGAATTAAACTTTAGAAATAGAAAGATAGAAGATTCAATAAAAGACACAATAATAGATATAACTGAAAAAGAAATTTAA
- a CDS encoding SoxR reducing system RseC family protein, protein MVNKGIVTKIQGDTVAIKLYKSSSCSHCSSCSESNKMGSDFEFKINQKVELGDLVTLEISEKDVVKAAMIAYVFPPIMMILGYIVADHLGFSEMQSIAGSFIGLVIGFIFLAIYDRFFAKKTIDEEIKIVSVEKYDPNACENLAERCEDFF, encoded by the coding sequence ATGGTAAACAAAGGAATTGTTACTAAAATTCAAGGTGATACTGTTGCTATTAAATTATATAAAAGTTCTTCTTGCTCACATTGTAGTTCTTGTAGTGAAAGCAACAAAATGGGAAGCGATTTTGAATTTAAAATAAATCAAAAAGTTGAATTAGGTGATTTAGTAACCTTAGAAATATCTGAAAAAGATGTTGTAAAAGCTGCTATGATAGCATATGTTTTTCCACCTATTATGATGATTTTAGGTTATATAGTGGCAGATCATTTAGGATTTTCAGAAATGCAATCTATAGCTGGTAGTTTCATAGGATTAGTTATAGGATTTATATTTTTGGCTATCTATGATAGATTTTTTGCTAAAAAGACAATTGATGAAGAAATAAAAATTGTTTCTGTTGAAAAGTATGATCCAAATGCTTGTGAAAATTTAGCAGAAAGATGTGAAGACTTTTTTTAA
- a CDS encoding DUF1877 domain-containing protein translates to MGMDLCYYGVKEEEIPKILDGKFFDEDFTNLEPQHTLRVFSAKDFYYLYTSGKELEEEDFQGKNERDLFIEAFLGEVTVSFAPGDIYSYCSCKEKVKEIANFLNKIDIKDYFEKIGNIEKITGTNFMGKDFSYLGVKTRRKFYSSYEKEEEYIFDIEDTIDRFNEFKEFYNKLANEDLALYIYIF, encoded by the coding sequence ATGGGTATGGACTTATGTTATTATGGTGTTAAAGAAGAAGAAATACCAAAGATTCTAGATGGAAAATTTTTTGATGAAGATTTTACAAACTTAGAACCTCAACACACATTAAGAGTTTTTTCAGCAAAGGATTTTTATTATTTGTATACAAGTGGAAAAGAATTAGAAGAAGAAGATTTTCAAGGAAAAAATGAAAGAGATTTATTCATTGAAGCATTTTTAGGTGAAGTAACAGTTAGCTTTGCTCCTGGAGATATTTATTCCTACTGTAGTTGCAAGGAAAAAGTTAAAGAAATAGCTAATTTTTTAAATAAGATTGATATAAAAGATTATTTTGAAAAAATAGGAAATATTGAGAAAATTACAGGAACAAATTTTATGGGAAAAGATTTTTCTTATTTAGGAGTAAAAACTAGAAGAAAATTTTATTCTTCCTATGAAAAAGAAGAAGAATATATTTTTGATATTGAAGATACAATAGATAGATTTAATGAATTTAAAGAATTCTATAATAAACTTGCTAATGAAGATTTAGCTCTATATATTTATATATTCTAA
- a CDS encoding RNA-guided endonuclease TnpB family protein — protein sequence MANYVLTLALKTELWQEHILEKRLNIARMIYNSCLSEILKRHKKMINSSEYKEVSNLDKKEQSKRYKELDKKYSISKFELNKYVKPMTQKFKKNIGSQMGQELAERAFATYEKFKYGKAKKVYFKSYGDFYSVREKGNITGLRFFKEDCCISWLGLKIPVIIKNNDKYAQSCFLDKLLYCRLLKRVVNGKNKYYVQITFEGTPPKKHKVGRENEVGIDIGTSTIAIVSDNKVELKILAKNIEINEKEKTRLQRKLDRQRRANNPNKYNADGTINIENKEKWKKSKSYVKTKLKLSNLQRKIAEKREQSHNILANSILEIGTIVKVENMNFKALQRRSKKTEISEKTGKFKKKKRFGKSLSNRAPASLIEIINRKLEYIGKNIIKIDTFKVKASQLNHSTNEYEKKSLSKRWVEILGNKIQRDLYSAFLIKNVKENLEEVNIEKAQKEFKNFVKLHNEEIERIKKGNVKTLKCMGF from the coding sequence ATGGCGAATTATGTATTGACATTAGCTTTAAAAACTGAACTATGGCAAGAACATATTTTAGAAAAGAGACTAAATATAGCCAGAATGATATATAATTCTTGCCTTAGTGAAATTCTTAAAAGACATAAAAAAATGATAAATTCTTCTGAATATAAAGAAGTCAGTAATTTAGATAAAAAAGAGCAATCTAAAAGATATAAAGAATTAGATAAAAAATATTCAATATCTAAATTTGAATTAAATAAGTATGTAAAACCTATGACACAAAAATTCAAAAAGAATATAGGTTCTCAAATGGGACAAGAATTAGCTGAAAGAGCTTTTGCGACTTATGAAAAATTTAAGTATGGTAAAGCTAAAAAAGTATATTTTAAAAGTTATGGAGATTTCTATTCTGTTAGAGAAAAAGGAAATATTACAGGACTTAGATTTTTTAAAGAAGATTGTTGCATATCTTGGTTAGGCTTAAAGATTCCTGTAATAATAAAAAATAATGATAAATATGCACAAAGTTGTTTTTTAGATAAATTATTGTATTGTAGGTTACTTAAAAGAGTTGTAAATGGAAAAAATAAATACTATGTTCAAATAACTTTTGAGGGAACACCTCCTAAAAAACATAAAGTTGGTAGAGAAAATGAAGTTGGAATTGATATAGGAACTTCAACAATAGCAATCGTTAGTGATAATAAAGTAGAATTAAAGATTTTAGCTAAAAATATAGAAATAAATGAAAAAGAAAAAACAAGGCTACAAAGAAAACTAGATAGACAGAGAAGAGCAAACAATCCTAATAAATACAATGCTGATGGTACTATTAATATAGAAAATAAAGAAAAATGGAAAAAGAGCAAATCATATGTAAAAACAAAGTTAAAACTTTCAAATTTACAGAGAAAAATCGCAGAGAAAAGGGAACAATCTCATAATATTTTAGCGAATAGTATACTAGAAATTGGAACAATAGTAAAAGTTGAAAATATGAATTTTAAAGCTTTACAGAGAAGAAGCAAGAAAACTGAAATATCTGAAAAAACTGGAAAATTTAAAAAGAAAAAGAGATTTGGAAAATCTTTATCAAATAGAGCACCTGCATCATTAATTGAGATAATAAATAGAAAATTAGAATATATTGGAAAAAATATAATAAAAATTGATACTTTTAAAGTAAAAGCTAGTCAACTAAATCATAGTACAAATGAATATGAAAAGAAAAGTCTATCAAAAAGATGGGTAGAAATATTAGGAAATAAAATACAAAGAGATTTGTATTCTGCATTTTTAATAAAGAATGTAAAAGAAAATTTAGAAGAAGTAAATATAGAAAAAGCACAAAAAGAATTTAAAAATTTTGTTAAATTGCATAATGAAGAAATTGAAAGAATAAAAAAAGGAAATGTAAAAACATTAAAATGTATGGGGTTTTAA
- a CDS encoding secretin N-terminal domain-containing protein: MKKFTLILFLILNSFLFSIGLNRDIDIIDMPLHEVLAVLSKECGRNLICSKEAKDIVIDTYFNKGEDLDSVLGFLAETYGLTMKKENNTTIFMLASEKNSKKAKIIGRVTSNNMSLEGARIELKDVNKFVYSDKSGNFILDNLDKDVYVCKISKKGYEEKGEIIDSSKSISILNVDLKEKADNYTNRQNETNLEDLNFYEVDGKFYYTKTFSLFNVSPDEVLKVLRETFGENIKVSSLSKVNKLVVSAERDILENAISIIEDIDKNPKQVKISSQILDISNNLFEELGFDWVYRQNVASEERNSLTAIILGKAGLNGVGSSLNIVRQFNNKSDVLSTGLNLLESTNDLVVSSVPTLMIASGEEGEFKVTEEVIVGVKTTRENKNDKHTEPVFKEAGLIMKVKPFIKDDDYIVLEISLELSDFKFKRNVLNIKDVNSGTYNSEGGSKVGRALTTKVRVKNGDTILIGGLKKSIQQNIESKIPILGDIPIISFFFKNTTKKRENSDMYIKLKVEIE, encoded by the coding sequence ATGAAAAAATTTACTCTAATATTATTTTTAATTTTAAATAGCTTTCTTTTTTCAATTGGATTAAATCGTGATATCGATATTATTGATATGCCACTCCATGAAGTTTTAGCTGTTTTATCTAAAGAATGTGGTAGAAATTTAATATGTTCTAAGGAAGCTAAGGACATTGTGATTGATACATATTTTAATAAGGGTGAAGATTTGGACTCTGTTTTAGGATTTCTAGCTGAGACTTATGGTTTAACTATGAAAAAAGAAAATAATACCACAATCTTTATGCTAGCTAGTGAAAAAAATTCAAAAAAAGCTAAAATTATTGGTAGAGTTACCTCTAATAATATGTCTTTAGAAGGAGCTAGAATTGAATTAAAAGATGTGAATAAATTTGTTTACAGCGATAAAAGTGGAAATTTTATCCTAGATAATTTGGATAAAGATGTCTATGTTTGTAAGATTTCCAAAAAAGGTTATGAAGAAAAAGGTGAAATTATAGATAGTTCTAAGTCTATTTCTATTTTGAATGTAGATTTAAAAGAAAAAGCTGATAATTATACAAATAGACAAAATGAAACTAATCTTGAAGATTTAAATTTCTATGAAGTTGATGGAAAATTTTATTATACTAAAACTTTTTCTCTTTTTAATGTCTCTCCTGATGAAGTTTTAAAAGTTCTTCGTGAAACTTTTGGAGAAAATATAAAGGTTAGTAGCTTGAGTAAAGTAAATAAATTAGTTGTCAGTGCTGAAAGAGATATATTAGAAAATGCTATCTCTATAATAGAAGATATAGATAAAAATCCTAAACAAGTTAAAATAAGCTCTCAAATTTTAGATATATCCAATAATCTTTTTGAAGAACTAGGTTTTGACTGGGTATACAGACAAAATGTTGCAAGTGAAGAAAGAAATAGTCTGACTGCTATAATTTTAGGTAAGGCTGGGCTAAATGGTGTAGGTTCTAGTCTTAATATTGTTAGGCAATTCAATAATAAAAGTGATGTTTTAAGTACAGGATTAAATTTACTTGAATCAACTAATGACTTAGTTGTGAGCTCTGTTCCCACTCTTATGATAGCTAGTGGTGAAGAAGGAGAATTTAAGGTAACAGAAGAAGTAATAGTTGGAGTAAAGACAACTAGAGAAAATAAAAATGATAAACATACTGAACCTGTATTTAAAGAAGCAGGTTTGATTATGAAGGTTAAGCCTTTCATTAAAGATGATGACTATATTGTTTTAGAAATTAGTTTAGAATTAAGTGATTTCAAATTTAAGAGGAATGTTTTAAATATAAAGGATGTAAATTCAGGTACATATAACTCTGAAGGAGGATCTAAAGTTGGAAGAGCTTTAACAACTAAAGTTAGAGTTAAAAATGGAGATACTATCTTAATAGGTGGGTTAAAAAAATCAATACAACAAAATATTGAAAGTAAAATTCCTATCCTAGGTGATATCCCTATTATAAGTTTTTTCTTTAAAAACACTACAAAGAAAAGAGAAAACTCAGATATGTACATAAAATTGAAAGTTGAAATAGAATAA
- a CDS encoding PilN domain-containing protein, with translation MSKKTLALSHIDNYINGGKNTILLLENKFFYIFKIQIENVLNEEDRKEKLEDRLEIVFPRYNSDDFVLRYEILKKEKKRENMVVYLMDINYLSDCIIDDMKDYGFISIIPSFFISREKKDLNHYFNFDISETMLVITEYMNNNILDIQTFKLSKSSLDNEDFEVEDKFSIINTFLANITEDIHIVFTGDKINFEDLELENKTYSFYSVDNLDFSKYPNFLPEDLRNKYSLYYIESKYLYILLGLSILTIILTIIIHYSLNSSEKKLEALELESTKLEEEIENARNEMEEIEVESKNLQEFLVKKEDMDIKISSFLEELTYLCPEYLKISSIEYDENKIFNIEGKTDKVERITKFLENITNSKNFILSNYDYILKKSNEIEFKIEVKYRAVPR, from the coding sequence ATGTCTAAAAAAACTTTAGCTTTAAGTCATATTGATAATTACATAAATGGTGGAAAAAATACTATTCTTCTTTTAGAGAATAAGTTTTTTTATATTTTTAAAATTCAAATAGAGAATGTTTTAAATGAAGAGGACAGAAAAGAAAAATTAGAAGATAGATTGGAAATAGTTTTTCCAAGATATAATTCTGATGATTTTGTATTGAGATATGAAATTCTAAAAAAAGAGAAAAAGAGAGAAAATATGGTCGTTTATTTAATGGATATCAATTATTTAAGCGATTGCATTATTGATGATATGAAGGACTATGGTTTTATTTCTATTATTCCTTCTTTTTTTATATCCAGAGAGAAAAAAGACTTAAATCATTATTTTAACTTCGATATAAGTGAAACTATGCTAGTTATAACAGAGTATATGAACAATAATATTTTAGATATACAAACTTTTAAACTAAGTAAGTCTTCACTTGATAATGAGGATTTTGAAGTTGAAGATAAATTTTCAATAATAAATACTTTTTTAGCTAATATTACTGAGGATATACATATAGTTTTCACTGGAGATAAAATAAATTTTGAAGATTTAGAGCTAGAGAATAAGACTTATTCTTTTTATTCTGTTGATAATTTAGATTTTTCTAAGTATCCTAACTTTCTTCCTGAAGACTTAAGAAACAAATATTCTCTTTACTACATAGAAAGTAAGTATCTATATATTTTATTAGGACTTTCTATACTAACAATCATATTGACAATAATAATTCACTATAGTCTCAATAGTTCTGAAAAGAAATTAGAAGCCTTAGAGCTTGAAAGTACTAAGCTTGAAGAAGAAATTGAGAATGCTAGAAATGAAATGGAAGAGATTGAAGTTGAAAGTAAGAACTTACAAGAGTTTCTTGTAAAAAAGGAAGATATGGATATAAAGATATCTTCATTTTTGGAAGAATTGACTTATCTTTGCCCTGAATACTTAAAAATATCTAGTATAGAATATGATGAGAATAAAATTTTCAATATAGAAGGCAAGACTGACAAAGTTGAAAGAATAACAAAATTTCTAGAAAATATAACAAACTCTAAAAATTTTATACTGTCTAACTATGACTATATTTTAAAAAAATCCAATGAGATAGAATTTAAAATTGAAGTCAAGTATAGAGCTGTTCCGAGGTGA